From a region of the Micromonospora tarapacensis genome:
- a CDS encoding DUF3817 domain-containing protein, whose product MRAALTRYRVIAWVVGVVLILLVVIGMPLKYGFDNPVVVETVGQAHGFLYMVFLVAAFDLSRRADWPLKRMILVMLAGTVPFVSFWAERRVSAMVTAEQREREQAPEPVAG is encoded by the coding sequence GTGCGCGCTGCCCTCACCCGCTACCGAGTGATCGCCTGGGTCGTCGGCGTGGTGCTGATCCTGCTGGTCGTGATCGGCATGCCGCTCAAGTACGGCTTCGACAACCCGGTCGTGGTGGAGACCGTGGGCCAGGCACACGGCTTCCTCTACATGGTCTTCCTGGTCGCCGCGTTCGACCTGTCCCGCCGGGCCGACTGGCCGCTCAAGCGGATGATCCTGGTGATGCTGGCCGGCACCGTGCCGTTCGTCTCCTTCTGGGCCGAGCGCCGGGTGAGTGCGATGGTCACGGCCGAGCAGCGGGAGCGGGAGCAGGCACCGGAGCCGGTTGCCGGCTAG
- a CDS encoding DUF6158 family protein has translation MTASGRQDGFPAGGTEVSPEQRIPEWGDDRVAAPAFDADLPGIDPAELAEEDLIREMQSLHRTRLDTLRHATDSALANHLRRTAELETEYLARHPGREVDPSRLRDL, from the coding sequence ATGACGGCATCGGGACGACAGGACGGATTTCCCGCCGGCGGCACGGAGGTGAGCCCCGAACAGCGGATTCCCGAGTGGGGCGACGACCGGGTGGCGGCACCGGCGTTCGACGCCGACCTGCCCGGCATCGACCCGGCCGAGCTGGCCGAGGAGGACCTCATCCGCGAGATGCAGAGCCTGCACCGCACCCGGCTGGACACGCTCCGCCACGCGACGGACTCGGCGCTCGCCAACCATCTGCGGCGAACCGCCGAACTGGAGACCGAGTACCTGGCCCGGCACCCGGGGCGAGAGGTGGACCCGAGCCGGCTGCGGGACCTGTGA
- a CDS encoding DUF1360 domain-containing protein, with the protein MSDLKQKVARLRQAYAPHEHRPLGGYLAAMGTYAGVAGAIAGLVKVTGRTVPDRPATSDVVLLAIATHKLSRLLSKDAVTSPLRAPFTRYDRPIGSGEVMEQVRDSGSSTRHAIGELLSCPFCLAVWVATGLTGGLVLAPRLTRLVATALTAVAASDFLQMGYAVAQQAAEGDEED; encoded by the coding sequence GTGAGCGATCTGAAGCAGAAGGTGGCGCGGCTGCGGCAGGCGTACGCGCCCCACGAACATCGTCCGCTCGGTGGCTACCTGGCGGCCATGGGCACCTATGCCGGGGTCGCCGGCGCGATCGCGGGTCTGGTCAAGGTGACCGGACGCACCGTGCCGGATCGACCCGCCACCTCGGATGTGGTGCTGCTGGCCATCGCCACCCACAAGCTCAGCCGGCTGCTGTCCAAGGACGCGGTGACCAGTCCGCTGCGCGCCCCCTTCACCCGCTACGACCGGCCGATCGGCAGCGGCGAGGTGATGGAGCAGGTACGCGACTCGGGCAGCTCCACCCGGCACGCCATCGGCGAGTTGCTCAGCTGCCCGTTCTGCCTGGCGGTCTGGGTGGCGACCGGGCTCACCGGCGGCCTGGTGCTCGCGCCCCGGCTGACCCGCCTGGTGGCCACCGCGCTGACCGCGGTGGCCGCCTCCGACTTCCTCCAGATGGGTTACGCGGTCGCCCAGCAGGCCGCCGAGGGCGACGAGGAGGACTGA
- a CDS encoding 3-deoxy-7-phosphoheptulonate synthase has translation MTTPENHRVIDQRIDRVVPLTTPALLHHELPLDDGLTSAVLAGRRAVGRVLDRADDRLLVVVGPCSVHDPAAALDYAHRLREAAERVAEDLLVVMRVYFEKPRSTVGWKGLINDPGLDGSGDVNTGLRRARALLLDVLRLGLPVGCEFLDPITPQYIADTVAWGAIGARTVESQVHRQLASGLSMPIGMKNRPDGSIATAVDAIRAAGVPHVFPGIDVSGIPAIMHTRGNADGHLVLRGGGGRPNYDAESVAGALELLRAAALPERLVVDASHANSGKDHRNQPTVAADVAGQIAAGQRGIVGIMLESFLVPGRQDLDPTRELTYGQSVTDACIGWDTTDEVLAELAAAVRTRRATHPRPRSLPTPA, from the coding sequence GTGACCACCCCGGAGAACCACCGGGTCATCGACCAGCGGATCGACCGTGTCGTGCCGCTGACCACCCCGGCCCTGCTGCACCACGAGCTGCCCCTGGACGACGGCCTCACCTCGGCCGTGCTGGCCGGCCGGCGGGCGGTCGGCCGGGTGCTCGACCGGGCCGACGACCGGCTGCTGGTCGTGGTGGGGCCGTGCTCGGTCCACGACCCGGCCGCTGCCCTGGACTACGCACACCGGCTCCGCGAGGCGGCCGAGCGGGTGGCCGAGGACCTGCTGGTGGTGATGCGGGTGTACTTCGAGAAGCCGCGCTCCACGGTGGGTTGGAAGGGCCTGATCAACGACCCCGGGTTGGACGGCTCCGGCGACGTCAACACCGGCCTGCGCCGGGCCCGGGCGCTGCTGCTCGACGTACTGCGCCTGGGCCTGCCGGTGGGCTGCGAGTTCCTCGACCCCATCACCCCGCAGTACATCGCGGACACGGTCGCCTGGGGGGCGATCGGGGCACGCACCGTGGAGAGCCAGGTGCACCGCCAGCTCGCCTCCGGCCTGTCCATGCCGATCGGCATGAAGAACCGACCCGACGGCAGCATCGCCACGGCGGTCGACGCCATCCGGGCGGCCGGCGTGCCGCACGTCTTCCCCGGCATCGACGTCTCCGGCATTCCGGCGATCATGCACACCCGGGGCAACGCGGACGGGCACCTGGTGCTGCGTGGCGGCGGCGGCCGGCCGAACTACGACGCGGAGTCGGTGGCGGGCGCGCTGGAGCTGCTGCGGGCCGCCGCCCTGCCGGAGCGACTGGTGGTGGACGCCAGCCACGCCAACAGCGGCAAGGACCACCGCAACCAGCCCACGGTGGCCGCCGACGTGGCCGGGCAGATCGCCGCCGGCCAGCGGGGCATCGTCGGGATCATGTTGGAGAGCTTCCTCGTGCCCGGCCGGCAGGACCTCGACCCGACCCGCGAGCTGACCTACGGCCAGTCGGTCACCGACGCCTGCATCGGCTGGGACACCACCGACGAGGTTCTCGCCGAGTTGGCCGCCGCCGTCCGCACCCGCCGCGCCACCCACCCCCGGCCGCGCTCCCTGCCGACGCCGGCCTGA
- a CDS encoding M16 family metallopeptidase codes for MPDSGYPWPISTTRLDNGLRVVISEDRTAPAVAVNLWYDVGSRHEPAGQTGFAHLFEHLMFEGSVHVAKTEHMKLVQGAGGSLNATTNPDRTNYFETVPAEHLELALWLEADRMGGLVPALTQETLDNQRDVVKNERRQRYENVPYGDAWLRLLPLLYPPGHPYHHATIGSMADLNAADLATFQAFHRTYYAPNNAVLTVVGDTSADEVVALAGKYFGAIPPRPEIPPAPDGRVVPAAGVPAEETVVTDVPAPRVYVAHRTHPFGSPEYDVVTVLATVLGSGRGSRLYQRLADGERIAQPDLVGAYGVDLAHAPAPLIATATARPGVSGERLAAGLAEVVDELATVPVTAAELDRAKALLTTAWWRQMSTVDGRADALGRYATQFGDPASVAERLPAWLAVTAEQIAEVAAEVLAADDRVTLTYRPEEKP; via the coding sequence ATGCCCGACAGTGGTTACCCCTGGCCCATCTCGACGACCCGACTGGACAACGGCCTGCGCGTGGTGATCAGCGAGGACCGCACCGCTCCGGCGGTCGCGGTCAACCTCTGGTACGACGTCGGCTCCCGGCACGAGCCGGCCGGTCAGACCGGGTTCGCGCACCTCTTCGAGCACCTGATGTTCGAGGGCTCGGTGCACGTGGCGAAGACCGAGCACATGAAGCTGGTGCAGGGGGCGGGCGGCTCGCTCAACGCCACCACCAACCCGGACCGCACGAACTACTTCGAGACGGTCCCGGCCGAGCATCTGGAGTTGGCGCTCTGGCTGGAGGCCGACCGGATGGGTGGGCTGGTGCCGGCGCTCACCCAGGAGACGCTGGACAACCAGCGGGACGTGGTCAAGAACGAGCGGCGGCAGCGCTACGAGAACGTGCCGTACGGCGACGCCTGGCTGCGGCTGCTGCCCCTGCTCTATCCGCCGGGCCACCCCTACCATCACGCCACCATCGGCTCGATGGCCGACCTGAACGCCGCCGACCTGGCCACCTTCCAGGCGTTCCACCGGACCTACTACGCGCCGAACAACGCGGTCCTCACCGTGGTCGGCGACACCAGCGCCGACGAGGTCGTCGCCCTGGCCGGGAAGTACTTCGGCGCGATCCCGCCCCGGCCGGAGATCCCTCCGGCGCCGGACGGTCGGGTCGTGCCGGCCGCGGGTGTGCCCGCCGAGGAGACGGTGGTCACCGACGTGCCGGCCCCCCGGGTGTACGTCGCGCACCGCACCCACCCGTTCGGCAGCCCCGAGTACGACGTGGTGACCGTGCTGGCCACGGTGCTGGGTAGCGGCCGGGGCAGCCGGCTCTACCAGCGCCTCGCCGACGGCGAGCGGATCGCCCAGCCCGACCTGGTCGGGGCGTACGGGGTGGATCTGGCGCACGCCCCGGCGCCACTCATCGCCACCGCCACCGCGCGGCCCGGGGTCAGCGGTGAGCGGCTGGCCGCCGGGCTCGCCGAGGTGGTCGACGAGTTGGCCACCGTGCCGGTCACCGCCGCCGAGCTGGACCGCGCGAAGGCGCTGCTGACCACCGCGTGGTGGCGACAGATGTCCACGGTGGACGGACGGGCGGACGCGCTGGGCCGGTACGCCACGCAGTTCGGCGACCCGGCCAGCGTCGCCGAGCGGCTGCCGGCCTGGCTCGCGGTGACCGCCGAGCAGATCGCCGAGGTGGCGGCCGAGGTGCTCGCCGCCGACGACCGGGTGACCCTGACCTACCGTCCCGAGGAGAAGCCGTGA
- a CDS encoding M16 family metallopeptidase, with amino-acid sequence MTLIADRPGPGEARPYRFPQVVRRSVAGGQVVAAHLPGQNLAVALLLLDAGAGREPVGREGLGGVLAKALEEGTTQRDATAYALAIEALGTELVTGLDWDTFQVSVQVPVERLGAAVELLAEAVRTPRLDPDDVRRVRDDEATALRMDWANPGPRADAALRADLFGAANRWGRPMYGDPDSVAGLDVEDVNVFHSEWFLRPGTLVVAGDLDRLDLDALAATAFTGTGGGPVDRGAPIEVPARAGRRIILVDRPGSVQSTLRLGHPAPHRAHPDHVPIALAGTLLGGAFTSRLNHLIREVRGYTYGIRGDFGSSRRLGRFAVSSGVQTAVTAPALVEVVGEIARTQAGGVTEDELAVARSWRAGQLSVELQSPRAIAGALSTLVVHDLPDDYHARLREALLAADVAQVSAAAAAHLRPESLTLVVEGDAALIRDELVATGLGELVDHPAAG; translated from the coding sequence GTGACGTTGATCGCCGACCGTCCCGGGCCGGGCGAGGCCCGCCCGTACCGCTTCCCGCAGGTGGTCCGCCGCTCGGTGGCCGGCGGTCAGGTCGTCGCCGCGCACCTGCCCGGCCAGAATCTCGCCGTCGCGCTGCTGCTGCTGGACGCGGGGGCGGGCCGGGAACCCGTGGGCCGGGAGGGGCTCGGCGGGGTGCTGGCAAAGGCTCTCGAGGAGGGCACCACGCAGCGCGACGCCACCGCGTACGCGCTGGCCATCGAGGCACTCGGCACCGAGTTGGTGACCGGGCTGGACTGGGACACCTTCCAGGTGAGCGTGCAGGTGCCGGTGGAGCGGCTGGGCGCGGCGGTGGAACTGCTCGCCGAGGCGGTGCGTACGCCGAGGTTGGACCCGGACGACGTCCGGCGGGTCCGCGACGACGAGGCGACCGCGTTGCGGATGGACTGGGCCAATCCCGGCCCGCGCGCCGACGCGGCGTTGCGTGCCGACCTGTTCGGTGCCGCCAACCGGTGGGGCCGACCGATGTACGGCGACCCCGACTCGGTGGCCGGCCTGGACGTGGAGGACGTCAACGTCTTCCACTCGGAGTGGTTCCTCCGCCCGGGAACCCTCGTGGTCGCCGGTGACCTGGACCGGCTCGACCTGGACGCGCTCGCCGCGACGGCATTCACCGGCACCGGCGGCGGCCCGGTGGACCGGGGCGCGCCGATCGAGGTGCCGGCGCGAGCCGGGCGCCGGATCATCCTGGTCGACCGGCCCGGCTCGGTGCAGTCCACGCTGCGGCTCGGGCATCCCGCGCCGCATCGGGCGCACCCGGACCACGTACCGATCGCCCTGGCCGGCACGCTGCTCGGGGGGGCGTTCACCTCCCGGCTGAACCACCTCATCCGCGAGGTGCGCGGCTACACGTACGGCATCCGGGGCGATTTCGGGTCGTCCCGCCGGCTCGGCCGGTTCGCGGTCAGTTCCGGCGTGCAGACCGCCGTCACCGCACCGGCGCTGGTGGAGGTGGTCGGGGAGATCGCGCGTACCCAGGCCGGTGGGGTGACCGAGGACGAGTTGGCCGTGGCCCGGTCCTGGCGGGCGGGGCAGCTCTCGGTCGAGTTGCAGAGCCCCCGGGCGATCGCCGGCGCGTTGAGCACGCTGGTGGTGCACGACCTGCCGGACGACTATCACGCCCGGCTGCGCGAGGCACTGCTCGCCGCCGACGTGGCCCAGGTCTCGGCGGCCGCCGCCGCCCACCTGCGGCCGGAGTCGCTGACCCTGGTGGTGGAGGGTGACGCCGCACTGATCAGGGACGAGCTGGTCGCCACCGGCCTCGGTGAGCTGGTCGACCACCCCGCGGCGGGCTGA